The following coding sequences are from one Nonlabens arenilitoris window:
- a CDS encoding T9SS type A sorting domain-containing protein gives MKNFTTYLLLFIAIQFSSAQFYGPNDFRISDAGGFGSTITEVDFPDLAYNFTIQNYLVVWDSDDTDQNGVVNNNNQIIGRFTDLNGNIQGNDILISSLNLGNNQRRNLHPRITFNTTDNNYLVVYQGDFNSNKTEAYGVIVNQDGTLNTTDFRISFTAANEDGRSPAIAYNPNLNEYLAIFISRILSTSTTPARVEITGQRISNTGVLLGNAFDITNSITAGAQTNGSIPDIIFNPLSNEYLVTYVTSPITNEEEAYATIVSQTGVVGNTVRLSNRGAIDNSGFVNKSVRAAHSIIDNSYLFVYEADNSTAGEYDVFGVIYDAAMNLLVPEFEISQVGGSDTRLDAVIPHVEWLPADNMFYVVFQANPFFSDRNEREIFMRSVSSTGTVGANLLRVSEAPVAAAGSATQPRIVSNGDGALLTVYKAEDTSTQSMMVNGEFEIYGQFYGTATFNEAEQELTAINLYPNPALNEIYITGLDHIFSFSVYDAIGKQVFKKQNHSSDQPISITDFSKGLYFIEIELAERKEVIKFIKE, from the coding sequence ATGAAGAACTTTACAACCTATTTACTTTTATTTATTGCCATTCAATTTTCTAGTGCACAATTCTATGGACCTAATGATTTTAGAATTAGTGATGCTGGTGGATTTGGCAGTACAATTACAGAAGTTGACTTTCCAGATCTAGCTTATAATTTTACAATTCAAAATTACCTAGTAGTATGGGATAGCGATGATACTGATCAAAATGGAGTTGTAAATAACAATAATCAAATAATAGGTCGTTTTACAGACCTCAATGGTAATATTCAAGGTAACGACATATTAATATCTTCATTAAACTTAGGAAATAATCAGCGCCGTAATCTTCATCCTAGAATAACTTTTAATACTACAGACAATAACTATTTGGTCGTATATCAAGGTGATTTTAATAGTAATAAAACTGAAGCTTATGGAGTAATCGTTAACCAAGATGGGACTTTAAATACTACCGATTTTAGAATAAGTTTTACGGCTGCAAATGAAGATGGTAGGTCTCCAGCAATAGCTTATAATCCAAATTTGAATGAATATTTGGCCATATTTATTTCTAGGATTTTATCGACCAGCACAACGCCTGCTCGAGTAGAAATTACGGGTCAGAGAATCTCTAATACAGGTGTATTATTAGGGAATGCTTTTGATATCACCAATTCAATCACTGCTGGTGCGCAAACTAATGGGTCAATTCCAGACATTATATTTAATCCGCTTTCTAATGAATATCTTGTTACCTATGTCACTTCTCCTATAACAAATGAAGAAGAGGCTTATGCAACAATAGTAAGTCAAACAGGTGTCGTAGGTAATACCGTACGATTGAGTAATAGAGGTGCAATAGATAATTCAGGTTTTGTAAATAAATCGGTTAGAGCAGCTCATAGTATTATAGATAATTCTTATCTGTTTGTTTATGAAGCAGATAATTCTACTGCAGGAGAATATGACGTTTTTGGAGTGATTTACGATGCTGCTATGAACCTACTAGTGCCTGAATTTGAAATAAGTCAAGTAGGTGGCAGCGATACCAGATTAGATGCAGTGATTCCTCACGTTGAGTGGTTGCCAGCAGACAATATGTTTTATGTTGTTTTTCAAGCTAATCCATTCTTTAGTGATAGAAATGAAAGAGAAATATTTATGCGCTCCGTATCTTCAACGGGAACCGTAGGCGCAAATTTACTTAGAGTATCTGAAGCGCCTGTGGCTGCTGCAGGAAGCGCAACGCAACCTAGAATAGTCAGTAATGGAGATGGTGCTTTACTTACGGTTTACAAAGCCGAAGACACTTCTACTCAAAGCATGATGGTAAACGGTGAATTTGAAATTTACGGTCAGTTTTATGGAACTGCCACCTTTAATGAGGCTGAACAGGAATTAACAGCGATAAATCTATATCCTAATCCTGCCTTAAATGAAATTTATATCACGGGTCTTGATCATATTTTTTCCTTTTCTGTTTATGATGCTATAGGGAAGCAGGTTTTCAAAAAGCAAAATCATAGTAGTGATCAACCCATTTCTATAACTGATTTTTCTAAGGGTTTATATTTTATAGAAATAGAACTGGCTGAAAGAAAAGAAGTTATTAAATTTATAAAGGAATAG
- the acs gene encoding acetate--CoA ligase has translation MSNYHIKHLEEYWQVYRKSVRNPESFWEEIAEEHFLWRKKWDKVLSWDFSKPEVKWFEGAKLNITENCLDRHLATRADKTAILFEPNNPDEEAQHITYRELHERVSRFANVLKSQGIEKGDRVCIYLPMIPELAVSILACARIGAVHTVVFAGFSSTALATRINDCDCETIICSDGSYRGKKTIDLKSIVDQALETCPGIKKSFVVNRINSDVVMKEGRDIWLQPLLDEASPTCKATVMDAEDPLFILYTSGSTGKPKGMVHTTAGYMVYTAYTFKNVFQYRENDIYWCTADIGWITGHSYIVYGPLANGATSVMFEGVPSYPDYGRFWEIVEKHKVTQFYTAPTAIRALAKENISFVENHDLSSLKVLGTVGEPINEEAWHWYNDHVGKKNSPIADTWFQTETGGIMISPIPYSTPTIPTYATLPLPGIQLALMDEKGKELRGNQVEGRLTIKYPWPSMARSIYGDHERYKNTYFNSFENMYFTGDGALRDAVGYYRITGRVDDVIIISGHNLGTAPIEDAINEHPAVAESAIVGFPHDIKGNALYGYITLKETGEGRDHDNLRKEINQLIADRIGAIAKLDKIQFTNGLPKTRSGKIMRRILRKIACKDTSNLGDISTLLNPEVVEDIMEEAIV, from the coding sequence ATGAGTAATTATCACATAAAACACCTCGAAGAATACTGGCAAGTCTATAGAAAATCAGTGCGCAATCCAGAAAGTTTCTGGGAAGAAATAGCCGAAGAACATTTCCTATGGCGCAAGAAATGGGATAAAGTATTAAGCTGGGATTTTTCAAAACCTGAAGTGAAGTGGTTTGAAGGAGCAAAACTCAATATTACAGAGAACTGTCTCGATAGACATCTTGCTACTAGAGCAGATAAGACAGCTATTCTATTTGAACCGAATAATCCAGATGAGGAAGCTCAACACATTACTTACCGAGAATTGCATGAACGTGTTTCTAGATTTGCTAATGTTTTAAAATCGCAAGGAATAGAAAAAGGAGATCGTGTCTGTATTTATTTACCTATGATACCAGAGCTTGCTGTATCTATACTGGCCTGTGCAAGGATAGGTGCCGTACACACAGTAGTATTTGCAGGATTTAGTTCAACGGCACTAGCGACACGTATTAATGATTGTGATTGTGAAACTATTATATGTAGTGATGGTAGTTATAGAGGTAAAAAAACAATAGACCTTAAAAGTATTGTAGATCAAGCTTTAGAAACCTGTCCAGGTATCAAAAAATCATTTGTTGTTAATCGAATCAATAGTGATGTAGTGATGAAAGAAGGACGTGACATATGGTTACAACCTTTATTAGATGAAGCAAGTCCTACCTGCAAGGCCACCGTTATGGATGCAGAAGACCCTTTATTTATTTTATATACATCTGGATCAACGGGAAAGCCTAAGGGAATGGTGCATACCACGGCAGGTTACATGGTTTATACAGCATATACTTTTAAAAATGTATTTCAATATCGAGAAAATGACATCTACTGGTGTACTGCAGACATAGGCTGGATCACTGGTCATAGTTATATTGTGTACGGACCGCTAGCAAATGGTGCCACATCTGTCATGTTTGAAGGCGTGCCGTCATATCCTGACTATGGTAGATTCTGGGAAATAGTAGAAAAACACAAAGTCACACAGTTTTATACAGCGCCTACCGCAATTAGAGCGCTCGCTAAAGAAAATATAAGCTTTGTAGAAAATCATGATTTAAGCTCTTTAAAAGTTCTAGGTACCGTGGGCGAACCTATTAATGAAGAAGCGTGGCACTGGTATAACGACCATGTAGGTAAGAAAAATAGCCCTATAGCAGACACGTGGTTTCAAACAGAGACTGGTGGAATCATGATCTCGCCTATACCATACTCTACACCTACCATACCTACTTATGCAACTTTACCGTTACCAGGTATTCAACTAGCATTAATGGATGAAAAAGGTAAAGAATTAAGAGGTAATCAAGTTGAAGGAAGATTGACTATTAAGTATCCATGGCCATCCATGGCGCGTTCTATTTATGGTGATCATGAAAGATATAAAAACACCTATTTCAATAGTTTTGAAAACATGTATTTTACAGGTGATGGCGCTTTAAGAGACGCTGTGGGATATTATAGAATCACAGGTCGTGTAGATGACGTGATCATCATTAGTGGTCATAACTTAGGAACAGCGCCTATAGAAGATGCGATAAATGAGCATCCAGCTGTTGCAGAAAGTGCTATAGTAGGTTTCCCACATGATATTAAAGGAAACGCGTTATATGGTTACATCACATTAAAAGAAACCGGTGAAGGTAGAGATCATGATAACCTGCGTAAAGAAATCAACCAACTCATTGCAGATCGTATTGGTGCCATCGCAAAGCTGGATAAAATTCAATTTACAAATGGGTTGCCTAAAACTCGTAGTGGTAAAATTATGCGTCGCATTTTGAGAAAAATTGCCTGTAAAGACACCTCTAATTTAGGCGATATAAGCACACTTCTTAATCCAGAAGTCGTTGAAGATATTATGGAGGAAGCTATTGTGTAA
- a CDS encoding tetratricopeptide repeat protein: protein MDSLTLIQNVIHNRASQAEFIEFQNRLEKDPAFKALYEESLDIRAIALEQKKSKLKNLLQEQERKVNQPASEGSTITKKTSVFKYLIPAVAAAAIIIFSLNLFGNSITTLELFESNYEPYRNVMGGIERGEEIKEDLISKAFYTYEIKDYTTAAILFEQLYETDQQSMYLFYHANAQLGKGNTQKAISLYKQHQNVQDDFYARSRWYLALAYLKNDQIQESIAVLEGISKVESYNYVKARELLLSLEDL, encoded by the coding sequence ATGGATTCCCTTACCCTTATACAAAACGTGATTCATAATCGAGCTTCTCAAGCTGAGTTTATAGAATTTCAAAATCGTCTGGAAAAAGACCCTGCATTTAAAGCGCTTTATGAAGAGTCTCTAGATATAAGGGCAATTGCATTAGAACAGAAAAAATCAAAACTCAAAAACCTATTACAAGAACAAGAAAGAAAAGTAAATCAACCAGCATCTGAAGGTTCTACAATAACTAAAAAGACTAGTGTTTTTAAATATTTAATTCCAGCTGTAGCCGCTGCTGCTATCATTATTTTTTCATTGAATCTATTCGGTAATAGTATTACAACATTAGAGCTTTTTGAATCTAATTACGAACCATACAGGAATGTAATGGGTGGTATAGAGCGCGGTGAAGAAATCAAAGAAGACTTAATAAGTAAGGCATTTTATACTTATGAAATAAAAGATTATACCACTGCAGCTATATTGTTTGAACAGTTATATGAAACAGATCAACAAAGCATGTACCTCTTTTATCATGCAAATGCTCAATTAGGAAAGGGAAATACGCAAAAAGCCATTTCTTTATACAAACAACATCAGAATGTACAAGATGATTTTTATGCACGATCCCGATGGTATCTTGCTTTGGCATATTTGAAGAATGATCAAATACAAGAAAGTATAGCTGTTCTGGAGGGAATTTCTAAAGTCGAGTCTTACAACTACGTTAAGGCTAGAGAGCTTTTATTAAGTTTAGAAGATTTGTAG
- a CDS encoding CHAT domain-containing protein produces the protein MKLSQLILITFIFILISSCEKKEVEKELLKTEVSQELEKAKKLYKETTIDFTKYSNKQIRQKLDSALSITNSIKKHDTAFLIRLYRYDAQFKGLNLKMDESLSQLEKVILLQKSYSQTDTLKLLSDYHFISRYSLDNSLLRKALYEGVRPQKDLASKQLESFSEVNEQSIQYLQYLLNAMSSEYSIYQELGDFAAIEKWIAEAEPFFISQIESVSNYKKNSSTPKNAYYDFEINYYLSNLAFKLSEYYFINNQQDKAIFYNNHFKAFYHPVDNYANLVYCLRKFRSKQKLDEKEIDSMYRQALFHNNLVQKNSNFKEIEKKHYIENKCLGILSEITSRYAYRKFGDSKEAVAWYKKAIKLVDDAQTDQQTHPLFSINKLLMYYEKQEDPEKLRFYLDQFFVYNEKISQISQDRILLGYEIRYALNYGTKKEADRGLKELFKSYNINGYDINTSRDAYSKVNGIPQNVSDCLKIAHTIKRYNEQNPEHTIEVLPLYFLASAILKSYIGNQPSDQDIEVQNEIKENLLRLAYTNNKLTKDHLKMVLLSIQELQQPLLHKKLSINDLLKKHDISHLGITLEYLKNQIQIDLERLNNKTLDSDTDFWESQYALHQRELQNLVDSISVKAPNFHMVQNTDLDMDSFLKDMDQSDAIIKLDSDEKDIYAFVLTKNNIDICYVASKKDYENILKHSRNSDFNFKKQNLLSETVTSKTNGKNFIKIIPDIALNPMPVEYLVSPEQVGSYITSINAVSKHNENQTLKAIVFRPDYNEKRNHIAETLVRSGRLELPYAKEETSHINKIFNSRNMEAANATKQNFLNEAPNYNMHHLAMHAVVNPENDNEGKLLFQGDKDEDYLKLNEIYNLNLDSELVTLSACNTAYGKVDPIEGTLSLSRAFQYAGARSTLTSLWRVPDRETSIIMKSFYTYLKDGDRKDLALKKAKQDYLENQVEEDLKHPYYWAGFIITGDTSPINFPTPWYYYLAIGLIIVMVLVLISLSRKRNKTNPTT, from the coding sequence ATGAAACTAAGTCAACTCATCTTAATCACCTTTATCTTCATACTAATTAGTAGTTGTGAGAAAAAAGAGGTAGAAAAAGAATTACTAAAAACTGAAGTTTCTCAAGAGCTCGAAAAAGCTAAAAAACTTTATAAAGAAACTACTATTGACTTTACAAAATATTCAAATAAACAAATTCGTCAAAAATTAGATAGTGCATTATCAATCACTAATTCTATTAAAAAACATGACACGGCTTTCTTAATTAGACTTTACCGATATGACGCTCAATTCAAAGGATTAAATCTAAAGATGGATGAGTCACTAAGTCAATTAGAAAAAGTTATTTTATTACAAAAGTCATATTCACAAACCGATACTTTAAAGCTTCTTTCTGACTATCATTTTATTTCTCGATATTCTTTGGACAATAGTCTTTTAAGAAAAGCTCTTTACGAAGGCGTAAGACCGCAAAAAGATCTAGCAAGCAAGCAACTAGAATCCTTTTCTGAAGTAAATGAACAGAGTATACAATATTTACAGTATTTGCTTAACGCCATGAGTTCTGAATACTCTATATATCAAGAACTAGGCGATTTTGCTGCTATTGAAAAATGGATTGCTGAAGCTGAACCTTTTTTTATTAGTCAAATTGAGTCTGTATCCAACTATAAAAAAAACTCATCAACTCCAAAAAATGCGTACTACGATTTTGAAATTAACTATTATTTATCAAACCTAGCATTTAAACTATCGGAATATTATTTTATTAATAATCAACAGGATAAAGCTATCTTCTATAATAATCACTTCAAAGCCTTCTACCATCCTGTAGATAATTATGCAAATCTAGTTTACTGCCTTAGAAAATTTAGATCTAAGCAAAAATTAGATGAAAAAGAAATAGACAGTATGTATCGTCAAGCTTTATTCCACAATAATTTGGTTCAAAAAAACAGTAATTTTAAGGAGATAGAGAAGAAACATTATATTGAAAATAAATGTTTGGGTATTTTAAGTGAGATAACTTCAAGATATGCGTACCGTAAATTTGGAGATAGTAAAGAAGCAGTTGCATGGTATAAAAAAGCCATTAAATTGGTGGATGATGCACAAACTGATCAACAAACTCATCCTCTATTTAGTATTAACAAACTTCTAATGTATTATGAGAAGCAAGAAGATCCAGAAAAACTTAGATTCTATTTAGATCAATTTTTTGTTTACAACGAAAAAATATCTCAAATAAGTCAAGATAGAATTCTGTTAGGTTATGAAATACGATATGCTTTGAATTATGGCACAAAAAAGGAAGCAGATAGAGGTCTAAAAGAATTATTTAAATCTTATAATATTAACGGCTACGACATAAATACTAGCCGCGATGCTTATTCTAAAGTGAACGGTATACCCCAAAACGTTTCTGACTGTCTAAAAATAGCACATACCATTAAGCGTTATAATGAGCAAAATCCTGAACACACCATTGAGGTATTGCCTTTGTATTTTTTGGCATCTGCTATACTAAAAAGTTATATCGGTAATCAACCAAGTGATCAAGATATTGAAGTTCAAAATGAAATAAAAGAAAACCTATTACGATTAGCATACACAAACAATAAACTGACCAAAGATCATTTAAAAATGGTTTTATTAAGTATTCAAGAACTTCAACAGCCTTTACTTCATAAAAAACTAAGTATTAATGATCTTTTAAAAAAACACGACATTTCCCATTTAGGAATAACTTTAGAATATTTAAAAAATCAAATTCAAATTGACTTAGAAAGATTAAATAATAAAACATTAGATAGTGATACTGATTTTTGGGAATCTCAATACGCATTGCACCAAAGAGAGTTACAAAATTTAGTTGATTCTATAAGTGTCAAAGCTCCAAACTTCCATATGGTACAAAATACCGATTTAGATATGGATAGCTTTTTAAAAGACATGGATCAAAGTGATGCTATCATAAAACTAGATAGTGATGAAAAGGATATCTACGCTTTCGTTCTTACCAAAAATAATATCGATATATGCTACGTGGCTTCAAAAAAAGACTATGAAAACATATTAAAACATAGTAGAAATTCAGATTTCAATTTTAAAAAACAAAATCTTTTATCTGAAACAGTTACCTCTAAAACAAATGGCAAAAACTTTATAAAAATAATCCCAGATATTGCATTAAACCCAATGCCAGTGGAGTACCTAGTTAGTCCTGAACAAGTAGGAAGTTATATTACATCCATAAACGCTGTTAGTAAACACAATGAAAATCAAACTCTTAAAGCAATTGTTTTTAGACCTGATTATAACGAAAAGCGTAATCACATAGCAGAAACTCTTGTTAGATCAGGCAGACTTGAATTGCCCTATGCAAAAGAAGAGACTTCCCATATTAATAAAATATTTAATTCAAGAAATATGGAGGCCGCAAATGCAACTAAACAAAACTTTTTAAATGAGGCTCCTAATTACAACATGCATCACCTAGCTATGCATGCTGTGGTAAATCCAGAAAATGACAATGAAGGTAAACTACTTTTCCAAGGAGACAAGGATGAAGATTATTTAAAACTTAATGAGATCTACAACCTTAACTTAGATTCTGAACTAGTTACTCTTAGCGCTTGTAACACAGCTTATGGAAAAGTGGATCCTATTGAAGGTACTTTGAGTCTATCTCGAGCGTTTCAATATGCTGGTGCACGTTCTACACTCACCAGTTTATGGCGCGTTCCAGATCGAGAGACCTCTATTATTATGAAAAGCTTTTATACTTATCTTAAGGATGGAGATCGCAAGGATCTGGCGCTTAAAAAGGCCAAACAAGATTACTTAGAAAACCAGGTAGAAGAAGATTTAAAGCATCCTTATTATTGGGCAGGATTTATAATTACAGGCGACACCAGTCCTATTAATTTTCCCACACCCTGGTATTATTATCTAGCCATAGGTTTAATAATTGTGATGGTGCTTGTGTTAATATCGCTTTCGCGAAAGCGTAATAAAACTAATCCCACAACTTAA
- a CDS encoding RNA polymerase sigma factor: protein MKNQPIIELLKSGEAAFFKEQYSLYREEFIGYALKKGVDPEAAVDIYQDSFVILFENAASGKLQSLTSSLKTYIFGIANNKIYEVLRKDQNTVNLDDLSYIKEEITHLDLEEQVLTSNQRVLHVAFDQLGERCKNIISLFYLDGLTIKEIMTVENYTSENTVKAQKSRCMKQLKELTKN from the coding sequence ATGAAAAACCAACCTATTATTGAATTACTAAAATCTGGAGAGGCTGCTTTTTTTAAGGAACAATACAGTCTGTATCGAGAAGAGTTTATAGGATATGCCTTGAAAAAAGGAGTCGATCCAGAAGCCGCTGTAGATATCTATCAAGACTCCTTTGTAATTTTATTTGAGAATGCAGCCTCTGGAAAATTACAATCACTAACCAGCAGTTTAAAGACCTACATTTTTGGCATTGCAAATAATAAAATCTACGAGGTTCTAAGAAAAGATCAAAACACTGTTAACCTTGATGATCTATCCTACATAAAAGAAGAAATAACACATTTAGATCTGGAAGAGCAAGTCTTAACTTCAAATCAACGAGTCCTACATGTGGCATTTGATCAACTAGGAGAACGTTGTAAAAATATCATTTCACTATTTTACTTAGACGGCCTAACTATTAAAGAAATAATGACCGTAGAAAATTATACTAGTGAAAATACAGTAAAAGCCCAAAAAAGCCGCTGCATGAAGCAACTTAAAGAACTCACAAAAAACTAA